From the genome of Lysinibacter sp. HNR:
CCGCTGAACGGTCACTGCTGCGTCCACTTCAATGAGAGTCTCCGCGTTCAAGCCGATTTTGCAGCTCAGCATAAACCTGCTGGTAGGCTTCTGCGCGCCGCTCGAGAGGCTGCTCCTCAATTATGTTTAAACGCGGCAACAGTCCGTCGTCATCTCTCAAGAAGGTCTCAACCTCATCGCTTTTTTGAGTGTTGTCATCACTACTGGCCATACATCTAGGTTATCCCCGAAATAAATGTTTTATTTGAGAAAGATCAGGAATTCTCAATAAAGATGATAGTCAGGTTGGATACTCTCCAGGGTTATAGCTTTCCTAAGAAAAGGGGTCAGAATAAAGTTCTGACGGGACTCGCAACCCATAGATCGCAAGCCCAGAATTCCAGATTGCTGCACATCCCGCGCGTAACAGGTTCAGTTTGCTGCTCCCCGAACGGACAATTTCGACCAGATTATCGCGCATGCGGACTTCGGCATCGCCAACCCTAACCGAGCCGGTTTTGGGGTCAACAACGGTTTGAGGGTAGGGCTCATGTAACTGTCGCAGATCTTCGATAATGTAGTCCGGACGCATCGTCTTATCCGCTGCCACAAGTTGTTTGGGCCTATCAACACCGGTAAGCACCAGCACAGATTTAATACCGGCACGGCGCGCCCCCAAAATATCGGTGTCTAGCCGATCGCCAATCATGAGGGCGTTTCGCGACGAAAACCGCAAAAAGGCCTCTTCAAAGATCGCTGTTTCGGGTTTTCCTGCAAAAACGGGTAACCGGCTTACGGCGGTGTGCACGGCTGAGACAAGGGTTCCGTTGCCGGGGGCAAGCCCTCGAGCAACGGGGATAGTCCAGTCCGTGTTGGTTGCAACCCAGGGGATTCCCGTCTCTCCTTCGGGGGCGGCCAACGCAAAAGCGGCCTCGGCAAGAGCGGTCCATCCCACTTCGGGAGCAAACCCTTGAACAACCGCCGCCGGTCCATCATCCGCGGAACGGGTCACAACAAATCCCGCGCGTTCCACCTCTACAACTAGGCCTTCACCGCCCACAACCAGAACGGTTGAGCCCTCAGGAACTAGCTCAGATAAGAGCGTTACCGCAGCCTGTGGAGAAGTTACCACGTCGCTCGGAGCCACCGACAATCCGAGTTCCGTGAGATGTGTGGCAACCGAGGCATCGGTTCGTGAGGCGTTATTGGTTATATAGGCTATTCGAGCGGATTCGGAAGCCCGGTTAAGCGCGTGCACCGCGTGAGGAATCGGGCGAGGGCCTTTATAGACAACCCCGTCGAGGTCGGCCAGAAGCAGGTCGATACCGGTGATCGGGGCAGGCTCCTCAGGCGTGGTTTTCTGGCGAAAGAGTGCCATCCGTATCCGCCTCCTCGTCAAGCTTATTGAGGATATCAGCACCGGGTGTCTCTACATCAACCGTCCGATCCGCAACTGTATCAGCATCCGTGCTCATAGCGTCATCGGTGTTCATATCCACAACAGCATCGACACCAGCACCGCTCACAGCATCGGCGCCAGCACCCGTATCTGCATCCACCTGTACAGCAGCCTCCGTTTCCGCCCTCAGAGCGGCATCAGCGGCATCAACTTCTCGAGCTAGCTCATCATCCATCACATCGAAAATGTCGATAATCTCAGGATTACCAAATTTTTCTTGGAGGGCTTCTTCCGCTATCTTTGCTCTCTTACGCCACCCGGCGGCCTCTTCTCCACGCCCCAGGTCCTGAAGCACCTCCGCATACGCCAGGTAAAGGTCGGGGCTATAGCTAAACGCTCGGTTAGGGTCAAGCTGAGGGATTTCTAGTTCCTCGAGAGCCCGTTCCGTCTGTCCTAGGTCTAACCGCGCTCCAGAAAGTGCGATCGCTATTGAAACCTGCTCCTCGGCAGGAAATTTTTTACGGTCGACGCTTGCACCCAACTCAAGCGCACGATCTGGACGCCCCATCCCCCGCTCACAATCGATCATCATTGCGAGGTGAGTGTCAGAACCAGAGATGCGTCGATAGGTTCGAAGTTCTCGAAGGGCAAGCGCAAAGTCCCCTATCCGGTAGGCCGTGATGGCAAGGGTCTCCCGCACAATTGCGATTCGACCCGCGCGACGCGACGCTGAAATAGCGTGTTGATGCGCAAGCTCTGGGTCGCTGTCGATGAGACGCACCACCATGGCAAGATGTTTCGCGACCAGATCTGCGTTTTCCGAGGCAAGGGTTTTCAACTCGAAACGAGCCCCCTTGTTCAGTTCGTTAGGTTGCAGATCGGATGGAAGCTCAGGATCGTTGTGACGGACACGCACGCTTCTGAGGCCACGCGCAAGAATCTCTTCCTCAGTCAGCTCACGACGTTCTCCGC
Proteins encoded in this window:
- a CDS encoding HAD-IIA family hydrolase produces the protein MALFRQKTTPEEPAPITGIDLLLADLDGVVYKGPRPIPHAVHALNRASESARIAYITNNASRTDASVATHLTELGLSVAPSDVVTSPQAAVTLLSELVPEGSTVLVVGGEGLVVEVERAGFVVTRSADDGPAAVVQGFAPEVGWTALAEAAFALAAPEGETGIPWVATNTDWTIPVARGLAPGNGTLVSAVHTAVSRLPVFAGKPETAIFEEAFLRFSSRNALMIGDRLDTDILGARRAGIKSVLVLTGVDRPKQLVAADKTMRPDYIIEDLRQLHEPYPQTVVDPKTGSVRVGDAEVRMRDNLVEIVRSGSSKLNLLRAGCAAIWNSGLAIYGLRVPSELYSDPFS